A DNA window from Hevea brasiliensis isolate MT/VB/25A 57/8 chromosome 2, ASM3005281v1, whole genome shotgun sequence contains the following coding sequences:
- the LOC110673203 gene encoding uncharacterized protein LOC110673203: MGAVFSSTTTTTANSIDSHSSNCTMASADPKSPESATHIPPKDEMSKEATNSSIGTQTPEESDQATKPTEEEEEEGECGFCLFMKGGGCRDAFIEWENCVKEAETNEENVVDKCFDATAALRKCMQAHADYYEPILQAEKDAEERVMKELEKEKASESNVAEKKTEKVVDSKDSISGK; encoded by the coding sequence ATGGGTGCTGTATTCTCTTCAACGACGACGACGACCGCAAACTCAATCGATTCTCACAGTTCCAATTGTACCATGGCCTCTGCAGATCCCAAATCCCCAGAATCAGCTACTCATATTCCCCCAAAGGATGAAATGTCAAAAGAAGCCACAAATTCCTCAATTGGCACCCAAACCCCAGAAGAATCAGATCAAGCTACGAAACCTactgaggaagaagaagaggagggaGAGTGTGGGTTCTGTTTGTTCATGAAAGGGGGTGGGTGCAGAGATGCTTTTATAGAGTGGGAGAATTGCGTCAAAGAGGCCGAAACTAACGAGGAGAATGTTGTGGACAAGTGCTTTGACGCGACTGCTGCCTTAAGGAAGTGTATGCAGGCTCATGCTGATTATTACGAGCCTATTTTGCAGGCGGAGAAGGATGCAGAAGAGAGGGTCATGAAGGAATTGGAGAAGGAAAAGGCATCCGAATCAAATGTGGCCGAGAAGAAAACAGAGAAGGTTGTGGATTCCAAAGATTCGATAAGTGGTAAATGA